In Pirellulales bacterium, a single genomic region encodes these proteins:
- a CDS encoding inorganic diphosphatase, whose product MHPWHDVTPRRATPLEFTAVIEIPMGSSVKYELDKRTGLLKLDRMLYSAVYYPANYGFIPQTLAEDDDPLDILVLCQEPVAPLTLVSARAIGLMTMVDAGKKDHKILAVAVNDPEYAGYEEAQQLPGHRLMMLRRFFQDYKTLEGKTVSVDEFEPASTTSPVIEEALTRYSVQRSRGFHEFA is encoded by the coding sequence ATGCACCCCTGGCACGATGTGACCCCTCGGCGAGCCACCCCGCTCGAATTCACCGCCGTTATCGAGATTCCGATGGGATCGAGCGTCAAGTACGAGCTCGACAAACGCACCGGACTGCTCAAGCTCGATCGCATGCTCTATTCCGCCGTCTATTATCCAGCCAACTACGGATTCATTCCGCAAACGTTGGCCGAAGACGACGATCCGCTGGACATTCTGGTCCTCTGTCAGGAGCCGGTCGCCCCGCTCACTTTGGTGTCGGCTCGCGCCATCGGCCTGATGACGATGGTCGACGCAGGAAAAAAAGACCACAAGATTCTAGCGGTGGCGGTCAACGACCCAGAATACGCGGGCTATGAAGAAGCACAGCAACTGCCAGGCCATCGACTGATGATGTTGCGCCGCTTTTTTCAGGACTACAAAACGTTGGAAGGCAAGACGGTCAGCGTCGACGAATTCGAACCCGCTAGCACCACCAGCCCGGTCATCGAAGAAGCCCTGACACGCTACAGCGTCCAGCGCAGCCGTGGCTTCCACGAGTTCGCTTAA
- a CDS encoding beta-ketoacyl-[acyl-carrier-protein] synthase family protein, with the protein MDEPIVVTGIGIIASVGDHREAVWRQVCAGQSGVRRLTGLLGIPDELMIGAPVDVLADVPRRMKVTTICRLAAAEAVADAGLDWTRVDRERFGCAISGHMGDTGFVESQLGMYDDSAPGALPWWAQWMPNSSCVSVANEYGLLGPRICHSTACASGLIDILAGVRSIRDGQCDIAVVGSGDFLHPLFAAGFDQMRVLAQHDDPQQACRPFDRARSGFVMGEGAAIFVVERLSHARRRGAEHIYAEILGSAMHAEAHHVTSLDDDSTSLAHLITETLRKSKLQPTDIDYINVHGTGTVQNDIVETRGIRHAMGAAADRTRVSALKSMLGHLVNASGSVELALTTLALRDGFVPPTANLTNQDPQCDLDCTPLVGCHLPLEHAMKLSVAFGGHLVAVAIRRWPDAQARPVETAA; encoded by the coding sequence ATGGACGAGCCAATTGTCGTCACCGGCATTGGCATTATCGCGTCGGTGGGAGACCACCGCGAAGCGGTATGGCGGCAGGTCTGCGCGGGGCAATCCGGCGTGCGCCGGCTAACCGGCCTGTTGGGAATCCCCGATGAATTGATGATCGGCGCGCCGGTCGACGTGCTGGCTGACGTGCCGCGGCGCATGAAAGTGACCACGATCTGCCGGCTTGCCGCCGCGGAGGCGGTGGCGGATGCCGGCCTGGATTGGACGCGAGTGGACCGCGAGCGATTTGGCTGCGCAATCAGTGGCCACATGGGGGACACCGGGTTTGTCGAATCGCAATTAGGGATGTACGACGACAGCGCGCCGGGCGCCTTGCCTTGGTGGGCGCAGTGGATGCCCAACAGTAGTTGCGTGTCGGTGGCGAACGAATATGGGCTCCTGGGGCCGCGCATCTGCCATTCGACCGCGTGCGCGAGCGGACTGATCGACATTTTGGCCGGTGTTCGCTCGATACGAGACGGACAGTGCGACATCGCCGTAGTCGGGAGTGGCGACTTCTTGCATCCGCTGTTCGCGGCGGGTTTTGACCAGATGCGCGTCTTGGCGCAACACGACGACCCGCAGCAGGCCTGCCGGCCGTTCGATCGTGCCCGCAGTGGCTTCGTCATGGGGGAGGGAGCGGCGATTTTTGTCGTCGAGCGGCTGAGCCATGCGCGGCGGCGTGGCGCGGAGCATATTTACGCCGAGATCCTGGGGAGCGCCATGCACGCCGAGGCGCACCATGTGACGAGTCTCGACGATGACTCAACGTCGCTGGCGCATTTGATCACCGAGACGCTGCGCAAATCGAAGCTGCAGCCGACCGACATTGACTACATCAACGTACATGGCACCGGCACCGTGCAAAACGACATCGTGGAGACGCGCGGCATTCGCCATGCGATGGGCGCCGCCGCGGATCGAACGCGCGTCAGCGCGCTCAAGTCGATGTTGGGGCACTTGGTGAACGCCTCCGGCAGCGTGGAACTGGCGCTCACCACCTTGGCTCTGCGCGACGGTTTTGTGCCACCAACGGCCAATTTGACCAATCAAGACCCGCAGTGCGATCTGGACTGCACGCCGCTAGTCGGCTGCCATCTGCCGCTGGAGCACGCGATGAAGTTATCGGTGGCGTTTGGCGGACACCTGGTGGCCGTGGCAATCCGGCGTTGGCCCGACGCGCAGGCGCGGCCGGTGGAGACAGCGGCGTAG
- a CDS encoding DUF1844 domain-containing protein, giving the protein MPDEKQRIIIDEDWKSQVQAERDAAERAEQTKPAERLTPYPAASFEVLIGMLATQAAIALGAAQNPLTEQVDIDLDQARHVIDLLQVLEDKTVGNRSPEESDLLSRLLNELRMGFVAVKGYQESGGGADQAR; this is encoded by the coding sequence ATGCCTGACGAAAAGCAGCGGATCATCATCGACGAGGATTGGAAGAGCCAGGTGCAGGCCGAGCGCGACGCGGCGGAGCGGGCCGAACAAACCAAGCCTGCGGAGCGCCTGACACCCTACCCCGCCGCATCCTTCGAGGTGCTGATCGGCATGCTAGCGACGCAAGCCGCGATTGCGCTGGGCGCGGCGCAGAATCCGCTGACAGAGCAGGTTGATATCGATCTGGATCAAGCGCGGCACGTCATTGATCTATTGCAGGTGCTCGAAGACAAAACGGTGGGGAATCGGTCGCCGGAAGAGAGCGATCTGCTATCACGTCTGCTCAATGAGTTGCGGATGGGCTTTGTGGCTGTGAAGGGATATCAGGAATCGGGTGGCGGGGCCGACCAGGCCCGATGA
- a CDS encoding phospho-sugar mutase, translating into MSRQIESAQQALTLLDEAAAANQLTAGAVANIRAWLTDARYAEYVPQVVEHVQQKKWRELDDAFWTIIPFGTGGRRGKMYPIGSNAINDRTMGESAQGLAEYVRQVHGDGAQLSCAIAYDTRHRSRHFAELCAEIMVASGFKVYFLDGVRSTPECSLAVRQSRSTCGIMITASHNPPSDNAVKAYWSTGGQLLPPHDQGVIDRVMQVQLVRRVPFAEALNSGQVEYCQERMDRAYHEALLAQSSPGPRDIKIIYSPMHGVGAIALLPALASAGFDQVEQFGPHAEPNGDFPNVPGHVANPENPETFDAPIARARECGAELVISTDPDADRLGCAAPLRIGASEWSVFTGNQIAALLVDHVLETRRSRLTPTSYVAKTLVTTEMVRRIADSYGVDCVGNLLVGFKWIGGLIEERGPAGFLFGAEESNGYLAGAHVRDKDAAVAALLIAELAANCKSRGQSLHEKLDALYWQFGCHLEKTVSKTMPGSSGMARMRELMGRLRTEPPRQIAGLQVSRIRDFERGLIIDRAGRETPAELPQGDMVILDLESEGNYVAIRPSGTEPKVKFYAFAYEPAEMLANLEDTKAELQTRLGAMTSDLATYADQTSNV; encoded by the coding sequence ATGTCTCGCCAAATTGAAAGCGCCCAACAGGCGCTAACGCTGCTGGACGAAGCTGCCGCCGCAAACCAACTGACGGCTGGAGCGGTCGCCAATATCCGCGCTTGGCTGACCGACGCTCGCTACGCCGAATACGTTCCGCAGGTTGTCGAACATGTTCAGCAAAAAAAATGGCGCGAACTCGACGACGCCTTTTGGACCATCATTCCCTTCGGCACCGGTGGCCGCCGCGGAAAGATGTATCCGATCGGTTCCAACGCCATTAACGATCGCACCATGGGCGAAAGCGCTCAGGGCCTTGCCGAGTATGTGCGACAAGTCCATGGCGACGGCGCTCAATTATCGTGCGCCATCGCCTACGACACTCGTCACCGTTCCCGCCACTTCGCCGAACTCTGCGCCGAAATCATGGTTGCGAGTGGCTTCAAGGTTTATTTTCTCGATGGCGTTCGCAGCACCCCGGAGTGTTCGCTGGCCGTGAGGCAAAGCCGCTCCACTTGCGGCATCATGATTACCGCCAGCCACAACCCGCCGAGCGACAACGCCGTCAAAGCCTATTGGTCCACGGGCGGCCAACTCTTGCCACCGCACGATCAAGGTGTGATCGACCGTGTCATGCAGGTTCAATTGGTCCGGCGCGTCCCCTTTGCCGAAGCACTCAACTCCGGCCAAGTCGAATACTGCCAGGAACGGATGGATCGCGCGTATCACGAGGCCCTGCTGGCGCAGAGCAGTCCCGGTCCGCGCGACATCAAGATCATCTACTCCCCGATGCACGGAGTCGGCGCGATCGCGCTCTTGCCCGCCTTGGCCTCCGCCGGCTTCGACCAGGTGGAGCAGTTCGGACCACATGCCGAGCCTAACGGCGATTTCCCCAATGTGCCCGGCCATGTCGCCAATCCCGAAAACCCAGAAACATTCGATGCGCCGATCGCGCGCGCTCGTGAGTGCGGCGCCGAACTGGTCATTTCCACTGATCCAGACGCCGATCGCCTGGGCTGCGCGGCCCCGCTGCGTATCGGGGCCAGCGAGTGGTCGGTGTTTACCGGCAACCAAATCGCCGCGCTGCTGGTCGATCATGTGCTGGAAACGCGCCGCTCGCGTCTGACGCCAACCAGCTACGTGGCCAAAACTCTGGTCACCACCGAAATGGTCCGGCGCATCGCCGATTCGTATGGCGTCGATTGCGTCGGTAACTTGCTAGTGGGCTTCAAATGGATCGGCGGCCTCATCGAGGAACGCGGGCCGGCCGGGTTTCTGTTCGGGGCCGAGGAGTCCAATGGCTACCTAGCTGGCGCCCACGTTCGCGATAAAGACGCCGCTGTCGCTGCCCTGCTCATTGCCGAATTGGCCGCCAACTGCAAGTCCCGCGGGCAATCGCTGCACGAAAAGCTCGATGCGCTATATTGGCAGTTTGGCTGCCATCTGGAAAAGACCGTCTCGAAGACGATGCCCGGTTCGTCGGGGATGGCCCGTATGCGAGAATTGATGGGGCGGTTGCGTACTGAACCTCCGCGGCAAATTGCCGGACTGCAAGTGTCGCGGATTCGCGATTTTGAACGCGGGCTCATCATCGATCGAGCGGGTCGCGAAACGCCCGCCGAATTGCCGCAAGGCGACATGGTGATTCTCGATCTGGAGTCGGAGGGCAATTACGTCGCCATTCGCCCTTCGGGAACCGAACCAAAAGTGAAGTTCTACGCATTTGCCTACGAACCAGCGGAGATGTTGGCCAATCTGGAAGACACCAAGGCCGAACTACAAACGCGACTCGGCGCCATGACAAGCGACCTGGCGACCTATGCCGACCAAACCAGCAATGTGTAG
- a CDS encoding excinuclease ABC subunit UvrC yields MPLDATDIEWAPTLSPASADAELPELDAASVDESEVDAALDAAAVEPREAESDESPHEFGFRRAATKVREFPRTPGLYLMKDAAGRVIYIGKAKNLRARAGSYFLKAAAHDRRTADLVREIADIDHLECDSEVDAVLAEARLIKDIQPRFNVDLKDDKSFPYLEICTREDFPRVQFTREPSERGTKLYGPFANAGALRGAIAVLQKIFKFRTCTLDIEADDERWRWFRPCLLASINQCTAPCNLRISKDDYRRDIRRLQLFLEGGKQRLLTEMRNEMADAAKELRFEKAARLRDEIQMLENLDRRGELDEHVQPEVFYIDPKKGLAGLKKLLKLEQTPRTIEGVDIAHLGGGETVASLVQFIDGLPFKPGYKRFRIRGVQGVDDFASIHEVVARRFRRLDQDGDMFPDILLIDGGKGQLGAGLAAFEQLEITPPTVLSLAKRDEEVFVMGNSEPLRMSRHSYALRLLQYVRDEAHRFAQHYHHILRRKNTFGE; encoded by the coding sequence ATGCCGCTCGATGCGACTGACATCGAGTGGGCGCCCACGTTGAGTCCTGCGTCGGCCGACGCCGAATTGCCGGAACTCGACGCCGCCAGCGTGGACGAGTCCGAAGTCGATGCGGCGCTCGACGCTGCTGCTGTCGAACCGCGCGAAGCGGAGTCTGACGAGTCGCCGCACGAGTTCGGATTTCGCCGCGCCGCGACCAAGGTGCGCGAGTTTCCCCGTACGCCCGGGCTGTACCTGATGAAGGACGCAGCCGGTCGTGTGATCTACATCGGCAAAGCAAAAAACCTGCGAGCCCGCGCCGGGAGCTACTTTCTCAAGGCGGCCGCGCACGATCGACGCACAGCCGACCTGGTTCGCGAGATCGCTGACATCGACCATCTGGAGTGCGATAGCGAGGTCGACGCCGTGTTGGCCGAGGCACGGCTGATCAAAGACATCCAGCCCCGCTTCAATGTTGATCTCAAGGACGACAAATCGTTTCCCTATCTGGAAATCTGCACGCGCGAGGACTTTCCACGTGTGCAGTTCACTCGCGAGCCCAGCGAACGCGGCACCAAGCTCTATGGACCGTTCGCCAATGCCGGCGCGCTGCGCGGCGCGATTGCTGTGTTACAGAAGATCTTCAAGTTTCGCACCTGCACGCTGGATATTGAGGCCGACGACGAGCGCTGGCGCTGGTTTCGCCCTTGCCTGTTGGCGAGCATCAATCAATGCACCGCCCCCTGCAATTTGCGCATCAGCAAAGACGACTACCGCCGCGACATTCGCCGCTTGCAGCTTTTCCTCGAAGGTGGCAAGCAGCGCTTGCTGACCGAAATGCGAAACGAAATGGCCGACGCCGCCAAGGAGTTGCGGTTTGAGAAGGCGGCTCGCCTACGCGACGAGATTCAGATGCTCGAAAATCTCGATCGGCGCGGCGAACTCGATGAGCATGTGCAGCCCGAGGTCTTTTACATCGATCCCAAGAAGGGACTCGCCGGCCTGAAGAAGCTGCTCAAACTGGAACAAACGCCCAGGACCATCGAAGGGGTCGACATCGCTCATCTGGGCGGCGGCGAGACGGTCGCCAGCTTGGTGCAGTTCATCGATGGGTTGCCGTTCAAGCCGGGGTACAAGCGATTTCGCATTCGCGGCGTGCAAGGGGTCGACGACTTTGCCAGCATTCACGAAGTAGTCGCGCGCCGCTTCCGCCGTCTCGATCAGGACGGCGACATGTTTCCCGATATCTTGCTCATCGATGGCGGCAAAGGACAGCTTGGCGCCGGCTTGGCCGCGTTCGAGCAGCTTGAAATCACTCCTCCCACTGTGCTGTCGCTGGCCAAACGCGACGAAGAAGTGTTCGTCATGGGCAATAGCGAACCGCTTCGCATGTCGCGCCATTCCTATGCGTTACGGCTGTTGCAGTATGTGCGCGACGAGGCGCATCGCTTTGCGCAACACTATCACCACATCTTGCGACGAAAAAACACTTTCGGCGAGTAA